A portion of the Ornithorhynchus anatinus isolate Pmale09 unplaced genomic scaffold, mOrnAna1.pri.v4 scaffold_344_arrow_ctg1, whole genome shotgun sequence genome contains these proteins:
- the LOC114808874 gene encoding LOW QUALITY PROTEIN: vomeronasal type-1 receptor 1-like (The sequence of the model RefSeq protein was modified relative to this genomic sequence to represent the inferred CDS: inserted 1 base in 1 codon), which yields MVSRDLIQGICFLSQTAVGLVGNSFLLTVHVFLLPQLHQPKPTDLIVSHLALVHTVMLLTRVVTVTVSALSLRQLQTDVGCKMFAFVYRATRGVSMGTTSLLSATQAITIGPSHPSWTRLKAQMSKRIFPACVWFINMLVEANLLVKMVLSPNVTSRGNSFHDNYCVVSRINTYLSALLQGPLLTLMTVXILSLGLMGGSSGYMVLLLLRHSQRVHRLHGHHPTSRTSPETRATQTILLLVSCFMVFYSGDFVLSLFLGTMLRNNSFLLVISQFVVSGYPTISPFVLLNSHRQVTKLLGSFLGKKDPIP from the exons ATGGTCTCCAGAGACCTCATCCAGGGaatctgcttcctctcccagacAGCAGTGGGACTCGttgggaactccttcctcctcacgGTCCATGTCTTCCTGCTCCCCCAGCTCCATCAGCCCAAGCCCACAGACCTAATCGTCTCCCACTTGGCCTTGGTCCACACTGTGATGCTCCTCACCAGGGTTGTCACGGTGACGGTATCAGCCCTCAGTCTGCGGCAGCTCCAGACCGACGTCGGGTGTAAGATGTTCGCCTTTGTCTACCGCGCTACGCGTGGTGTCTCCATGGGCACCACCAGTCTTCTCAGTGCGACCCAAGCCATTACCATTGGTCCCAGCCACCCATCCTGGACCCGGCTCAAAGCCCAGATGTCCAAGCGCATCTTCCCTGCCTGTGTCTGGTTCATCAACATGCTGGTGGAAGCCAACCTCCTCGTGAAGATGGTTTTGTCCCCCAACGTGACCAGCAGAGGGAACAGTTTCCATGACAACTATTGTGTGGTGTCCAGGATCAACACATACCTCAGCGCTCTGCTCCAGGGGCCCCTCCTGACCCTTATGACGG CaatcctctccctggggctcatggGAGgttccagtggctacatggtcctcctcctcctccgacatAGCCAGAGGGTCCACCGTCTCCATGGCCACCACCCGACATCCAGGACCTCGCCGGAGACCCGGGCCACCCAAACCATCCTGCTCCTGGTGAGCTGCTTCATGGTCTTTTATTCTGGAGACtttgtcctttccctcttccttgggACGATGCTGAGAAATAATTCCTTCCTCTTGGTCATTTCACAGTTCGTGGTCAGTGgttaccccaccatcagccccttcGTGCTGCTCAACAGTCACCGCCAGGTCACCAAACTCCTGGGTTCCTTTTTAGGGAAAAAAGACCCCATCCCTTAA
- the LOC100087681 gene encoding vomeronasal type-2 receptor 26-like, with the protein MVLNYSCEPEQWDKLLAVIGGMSSTVSTTVSWLLGLYKFPQIIVYCMDQSPVLGKIWVTISDWDLITNALIRNNIFFQGSLSFSVHRQIPGFRDFEGTLNPRKYPQDVFLWSIWLWAFDCPHTLRRDALGLCEENSTLESRSLELWDMNLSSQSYDVYSVVYAIAHALHQEIWVAKDMETSGDGPSGVPHPWQVILRSLHLLGHTASLVTSVADVSLCFQLLSSLRNTGIHTGAGEPVHWDDHSWATSRFDILNYQILQNSSKVYVKGGVFMPLAPAGQDFIISEERITWNGRFSQIVIWCLFLYFVRCYDQAIF; encoded by the exons ATGGTTCTCAACTACAGCTGTGAGCCGGAGCAGTGGGACAAACTGCTGGCTGTAATAGGAGGGATGTCATCAACAGTGTCCACAACAGTCTCTTGGCTTCTGGGACTCTATAAGTTCCCCCAG ATAATTGTATATTGCATGGACCAAAGCCCCGTTCTCGGCAAAATCTGGGTCACCATATCCGACTGGGATTTGATAACCAATGCCCTCATCAGAAATAACATCTTTTTCCAAGGCTCCTTGTCATTTTCAGTGCATAGGCAGATTCCAGGTTTCAGGGATTTCGAAGGGACCCTGAACCCTAGGAAATATCCACAAGATGTGTTTCTATGGTCTATCTGGCTGTGGGCCTTTGATTGTCCACATACACTTAGACGTGATGCCCTGGGACTGTGTGAAGAAAACAGTACATTGGAGAGTAGGTCCTTGGAGTTGTGGGACATGAACCTATCTTCCCAGAGTTACGATGTATACAGCGTTGTGTACGCCATAGCTCACGCCCTCCACCAAGAGATCTGGGTTGCGAAGGACATGGAGACATCGGGAGATGGACCAAGTGGGGTCCCTCATCCATGGCAGGTAATTCTCCGCTCTCtccatctgctaggccacactgcttctttggtgACTTCAGTCGCAGATGTCTCCCTCTGCTTCCAGCTCCTCTCATCCCTGAGGAACACTGGGATCCACACCGGTGCTGGTGAGCCTGTCCATTGGGATGACCACAGCTGGGCGACCAGTAGGTTTGACATCCTGAACTATCAGATTTTACAGAACAGCAGCAAAGTCTATGTCAAAGGGGGAGTGTTCATGCCCCTGGCCCCAGCTGGCCAAGATTTCATCATCAGTGAGGAGAGGATAACGTGGAATGGGCGATTTTCTCAG aTAGTTATATGGTGCTTGTTTCTGTACTTTGTCCGGTGCTATGATCAGGCCATATTCTGA